The genomic region tccaaggcccaaagtgttgtctatcctgttagtttatttaagtgttaactttcccagccatcccttttcctctaacctaaggtgtgatTTCCTAGATAGACTATAggtgcctttcaggtgctgtatctttccaactatctaaacagaaactccctttgaagataattcctgaccttccatacacacagacttaatcaagcacatattaaacagatatatatattttccccaaCAAAAAGTATCTgctcacaaaaagaaaaaagtgggGGGAGAGATAAAAGGCAAAAAACAAGCTATTTGTAAGcataacaaacatttaaaatccGCATAAAAGTATGACCGCAAAAAACTAATTTAGTATAAAAGTGTAATGGAAATGCATTACCCACAATGAGGGATGCAGTACTTGAGACAAGAGGGGAGCAGGGGAAAATTTTAAGGTAATCAACATAGAACCTTAAAAACCTATGCACAGACTGCTAAGATGTGATGCAATTTCCAAGGTAATTGGTATGATAAAATGAATAACTGTTCTAAAAGTGAAGCAATGCTTTAAAGGTATTTAGTGAGGCAAAGAGTATTTCACAGTATCAAATGCTTTTCAAGCATTATAGTCTGATTTGCCTTCAGTTAGGCATACTGGGCATGCAATCTTGTCAAACACGTGTGGCTACCAGAGTGAGATTCTTagaagtaagaatatatttcaacTGAGGATCACTTAAAATGGCAGCACTCCCAGAGGAGGGGAACAGAACGCCtcagtaaaaataagtatataattacattcttttaaaaaaaaaaaaaaaagcaaactagTTTAACTAAGTTGTAGAAGGTaaagtcagtttttttttattgccatttgtttatttttgcttttgttattcatccctacctttagaattttttctttaatgaatATCCATAATGTCATATCTGTTCCCGTAATAACATTTTCCAACTAAATAAATCAGActaaatttgaaataaaattgTACTATTATAATTCAAGTGTTGCTTTAAATAAGGAGGCCACAAAGTGATATGAGCGACCTTAAAACTACCTTTATTAAGCTATGTTTCCATCTTTTGCTCCAGTTAAGACATATGAAAACatgacactggaggagctggaaGAAAATGAAGATGACTTTAATGAGGAAGATGAGCATGCCATAGAACTATACAGGTCTGTAACTTTTCATTGGAAGTGGCGAGatgtgtgttaaaggaacactgtagctttAGAAATACTGGTTCGTATTCCATGCTACAGGGTTcagtttgtaaaaataaaatttagtaaaataaaggtttaacttAACTTTTCTCCGGCGCGGAGTCTCCCTCTGTGCCACTGACCTTGCATCCTGCAACATCATCGTGAAGGCATTGCATCCCAGGCGTTCATCCTATCCATTGTACTACATACAGGAGCATCAGGGACGTGATGCACATATGTGGCGTCTGcgcatccaatcaaatgcttctcataggaaaacattgaattcaatgctttcctatgagctgcatTTGGTCACGTTTCTAAACAAATGTAATGttttttacattgtagggttaaaaggACATTAACACTTCATTGAGGTGATATAAACTTGGTAACTTTTTAGtagtcattttaaccccttaaggacatgtcatgattcccttttattccagaagtttggtccttaaggggtatgtGCTTGGTTTTATGTTTGTACTTGGTTTTATGTTTGTACTATACAATTTTCTGTGTTATGCTTTTAGTCCTCTCTGAATGCAACCCAACAGTTTGTTTACAAAAGTAATGGCtttcaattctttttttatttttattttttttcaggcgGCAACGAATGGCTCAGTGGCAAGCAActcaagtgaaaaataaatttggcGAGTTGGGAGAAATATCAGGACAGGATTACGTCAAAGAAGTGACAGAAGCAGGCAAAGGCATTTGGGTCATTTTGCATCTTTATAAGCCAGGGTAAGCTATATTGTTCAGAGCAATTAGTTTTGAAAAGTCTTCTTGAACATTCCAGTCTAATTATTAGTGGGATCCTAATCTACGCAGATTTCCTTCAATTCAGAACATTAGAAATCAGGTAGTTACCATTTGTACGGCTGGGTAAACACCAGTGTATTTCATGACAAAGTGCTATGCAATAGGGGTATATCCGTTAAACAATGTGAAAGATTCTGTCATAGGTTAATGCCAATGAATCCATGCAAGTGAGAGGGAAATACAAGAATCTGTCCCATTCTAAAACCAGTGATAGTGTGCCAGTGATTCATCCATTTTGGGGTTAATCCATGAGAGTGACAGTTAAGTCCATTTGATGTGGTAACCAGTAAATCCTTCCGAATTAAAGGAGCATCCGATAAACAAGCCTAGCAAAAAACATTAATCCAAGAGTGCAAGGGTTGTCCATAGTACTTAATCCAGGACATTAGGATCAGCAATGGAGTAATCTTGATATTTTGTAGCGCAACTTGGGTCAAGGAACAACCCAGCTTTTGATACCTAAAATAAATCCGAACTCTTGCAAAATATTTTGTGAGACCTAAATCTACAAAGTGTTCCTGTGAAGGTGTTATGCAACTTTGACACCTTTTGGAGTGTTTCCAGGTTTTATTATAGTCTGTTTCAACAAATTAGGCATTTAAAGGTTCAGCGGACCTGATTTGCAAATCCGCTACTTGACTGTTGCCACACTTTCTGGAATCAGTTAGACGTCTAAGCTTCATATAGGGATAAAAGATGCTCCAAGTGGTGGTGAAAAAATAGAACACACCCTTGAGTCATCTTGTAACTTCCTGTCATTGATACTGCTTGTATCTGCatgaagaaaggaaaaaaaaaaaacattctgtaaCTCCTTTCTTTTTCAAATAAGTTTTGTTGCATGAATTATTAACTCTttaattattaacttttttttttttttttcccttttggggAGGTTTTGGCTTTTCAGTATTTTCTAGTTGATGTGGGAGaagggtagagagagagagagagatctcatATTTTAGATTGTGCTGCCTGCCCTTTAAGATGCCTTCAAAAGCccaatttttatttccattaatattaaaataaatacattgagtaagcatgtattttttcccttttgaattttttttttttttttttatttttcttaaattgtATGCCGCTTATGGTTTTTAAGAAACATTCTAACAACATTGTGCCTGTAAGAAGACAAATCTGGTCATCTAGATTATTCCAAGCATTTAACTTCACTTTGGTTAAAATGTTTGAACAGTTTATGTGTTACTGCAATTGGAAAAGTAAAGACTGATTGAGATTATAGATTCTTTCTGTACTAAATGCATCTCTCTGGTTTTCCTCTTGGTTTCTAGAATCCCAATATGCACTCTGATCAATCAGCACCTAGCTATACTCGCTACAAAGTTTAAAGATGTGAAATTCCTAAAAGCCATTTCTACAACTTGTATTCCTAACTATCCTGATAAGAATCTGCCCACCATATTTGTATACCTTGATGGAAACATTCAAGCTCAGTTCATCGGGCCACTTGTGTTTGGTGGCATGAAGCTTACCAAAGATGGTAAGTGAAATTTATGCTATTGTTTTAAGACTACAAATGTAAGTAGAGGCCGCTAAACCGTATCAACCTtcaggagatatatatatatatatatatataacattttctcTGA from Pelobates fuscus isolate aPelFus1 chromosome 1, aPelFus1.pri, whole genome shotgun sequence harbors:
- the PDCL3 gene encoding phosducin-like protein 3; protein product: MQDPNADTEWNDILRKKGIIPPKETPKDEEAEEEDVLQQQSVVKTYENMTLEELEENEDDFNEEDEHAIELYRRQRMAQWQATQVKNKFGELGEISGQDYVKEVTEAGKGIWVILHLYKPGIPICTLINQHLAILATKFKDVKFLKAISTTCIPNYPDKNLPTIFVYLDGNIQAQFIGPLVFGGMKLTKDELEWKLAESGAIKTDLEENPRKQIQDQLMTSIRTCMPTRKDSDSDDD